GTTTTTGCGAACGATCAGTAGACAAGTACATCGCGATCGCATCCAGGAAGATATCACTAGCGGATTGCAAAGTGGAGTTGAGGCTGCTCCAGCATTGTTTATCAATGGTCTGCGGTATCGCGATCGCTGGGACATCGAGCCATTGATGGCAGCTATTGTCACTGCAAGTCACTAAATTCTCTTTCTAACCCACACTTAAACAACAGTTCAATCGCCTTGCCTCGGGCTTGTTCACTAGCTCAACTCAATCAGTCCAGCAAAAACATAAAGGTGGTAATAATGGTGATTTTTGCAGGCAAGAAAATTCAAAAGCTTTTATTGTTGCTACTGGCATTCAGTGTTTCAATGATGGTGCTGATGCGTTCAGAAGTAGCCACCTCAAAGGAATTACCCCAAACTTCCAACCCTAAACCCGCGATCGTTCTTGTTCACGGTACCTTTGCTGATGCGACATCATGGCAACACATTATTCCACTGCTGGAACGAGATGGCTATACCGTGACGGCTGTACAGAATACGCTCACGTCTCTCCCAGAAGATGTTGCCACCACTAAGCGAGTGATTGATGCTCAGAAGGGTGCTGTCGTAGTGGTGGGGCATTCCTATGGAGGAAGTGTGATTACGAGCGCGGCAGCTGGCAACCCGCAAGTGAAGGGGTTAGCTTATATCGCTGGTTTTGCCCCCGAAGTCGGCGAAAATATTAGTGGGTTGAATAGTAGGTATGCAGCACCCCCGCTCAGCACCGCAATTGTGCCTGATACCGCAGGCTTTCTCTTCATTGATCGAACCAAGCTACATGAGTTTTTTGCCCAGGATGTCTCCTTAGCTGAGGCCCGGGTGATGGCAGCAACCCAAAAGCCAGTTGCTAGCATCGCTTTTGACCAAACA
This Trichocoleus desertorum ATA4-8-CV12 DNA region includes the following protein-coding sequences:
- a CDS encoding alpha/beta hydrolase, which produces MVIFAGKKIQKLLLLLLAFSVSMMVLMRSEVATSKELPQTSNPKPAIVLVHGTFADATSWQHIIPLLERDGYTVTAVQNTLTSLPEDVATTKRVIDAQKGAVVVVGHSYGGSVITSAAAGNPQVKGLAYIAGFAPEVGENISGLNSRYAAPPLSTAIVPDTAGFLFIDRTKLHEFFAQDVSLAEARVMAATQKPVASIAFDQTLDRAAWKTIPSWYLVTQEDRAINPELERFMAKRIGAKTSEIKSSHVPFVSHPQEVTKFIEMAATAAMKPS